Proteins from one Desulfovibrio sp. Fe33 genomic window:
- the gmhB gene encoding D-glycero-beta-D-manno-heptose 1,7-bisphosphate 7-phosphatase, whose translation MFKRYVLLDRDGTIIVDKHYLHDPDEVELLPQAAEGLKRMQGMGFGLAVLTNQSGIGRGYYDKDSVLACNQRMIELLAAQGVMIDGVFFCPHEPKAGCDCRKPKPGLMQRAATELDFDPSQAFMIGDKSADIGLGRKTGATTILVRTGKGAQQEAKCGHRADHVCDDLFAAALFIESCL comes from the coding sequence ATGTTCAAACGGTATGTCCTTCTGGACCGCGACGGGACCATCATCGTGGACAAGCACTATCTTCACGATCCCGATGAGGTGGAGCTTCTGCCTCAGGCCGCCGAGGGCCTCAAGCGGATGCAGGGCATGGGCTTCGGCCTGGCCGTGTTGACCAATCAGAGCGGTATCGGGCGTGGCTATTACGATAAGGATTCGGTTCTCGCCTGCAATCAGCGCATGATTGAACTCCTGGCGGCCCAAGGCGTGATGATCGACGGCGTGTTCTTTTGCCCGCACGAGCCCAAGGCGGGTTGCGATTGCCGCAAGCCCAAGCCCGGCCTTATGCAACGCGCCGCCACCGAACTCGATTTCGACCCCTCGCAGGCGTTCATGATCGGCGACAAATCCGCCGACATCGGCCTGGGCCGGAAAACCGGCGCAACCACCATCCTCGTGCGAACCGGAAAAGGCGCACAGCAGGAAGCCAAATGCGGCCACCGCGCGGACCATGTCTGCGACGACCTTTTCGCCGCCGCATTGTTCATCGAAAGCTGTCTGTAG
- a CDS encoding 4Fe-4S binding protein yields MQIPFIKRSTRDYYRACRKQGMSLFDFIHGYVYARWPYHYIGLAGDKNPWWRWLWVPLVFIIDRVHPFTETDAHRSGDPNQTKSTWSDAYHGKPLPLAEATKLIRLNRPVNTVLPETVLPYTRARNLILNHPEKIVRLECPCRAGMKNPCTPTDVCLIIGDPFASFILDHHPDKCRIITADEAVSVVKAEQARGHVSHAFFKDAALGRFYAICNCCSCCCGAMKAHAHGIPMLCSSGYLAEVNRELCTKCGTCAQKCQFKAIGFDKNGAFIREDRCMGCGVCTLSCPKDALTLRATPDKGSPLKIDEL; encoded by the coding sequence ATGCAAATACCCTTCATCAAGCGATCGACCAGAGATTACTACCGCGCGTGCCGCAAGCAGGGCATGTCCCTGTTCGACTTCATCCACGGCTATGTCTACGCCCGGTGGCCATACCACTACATAGGCCTGGCCGGCGACAAGAACCCGTGGTGGCGCTGGTTGTGGGTGCCGCTCGTCTTCATCATCGACCGCGTTCACCCCTTCACCGAAACCGACGCCCACCGCTCGGGCGACCCGAACCAGACAAAATCAACCTGGAGCGACGCCTACCACGGCAAGCCCCTGCCCCTGGCGGAGGCCACCAAGCTCATCCGCCTGAACCGCCCGGTAAATACCGTCCTGCCCGAAACCGTTCTGCCCTATACCAGGGCCCGCAATCTCATCCTGAATCACCCGGAAAAAATCGTCCGCCTCGAATGCCCCTGCCGAGCCGGAATGAAAAACCCGTGCACGCCCACCGACGTCTGCCTGATAATCGGAGACCCTTTCGCCTCCTTCATCCTCGATCACCATCCCGACAAATGCCGGATCATCACCGCCGATGAGGCCGTGTCCGTAGTCAAGGCTGAACAGGCGCGCGGGCATGTCTCCCACGCCTTCTTCAAGGACGCCGCCCTCGGACGCTTCTACGCCATCTGCAACTGCTGCTCCTGCTGCTGCGGAGCCATGAAGGCGCACGCCCACGGCATCCCCATGCTCTGCTCGTCCGGCTATCTCGCCGAAGTCAACCGGGAGCTCTGCACCAAATGCGGCACCTGCGCCCAGAAATGCCAGTTCAAGGCCATCGGCTTCGACAAGAACGGCGCGTTCATCCGCGAAGACCGCTGCATGGGCTGCGGCGTCTGCACCCTCTCCTGCCCGAAAGACGCCCTCACGCTCAGAGCCACACCCGACAAAGGAAGCCCGCTCAAAATCGACGAACTGTAG